A region from the Canis aureus isolate CA01 chromosome 10, VMU_Caureus_v.1.0, whole genome shotgun sequence genome encodes:
- the MATR3 gene encoding matrin-3 isoform X1, whose product MSKSFQQSSLGRDSQGHGRDLSAAGIGLLAAATQSLSMPASLGRMNQGTARLASLMNLGMSSSLNQQGAHSALSSASTSSHNLQSIFNIGSRGPLPLSSQHRGDADQASNILASFGLSARDLDELSRYPEDKITPENLPQILLQLKRRRTEEGPTLSYGRDGRSATREPPYRVPRDDWEEKRHFRRDSFDDRGPSLNPVLDYDHGSRSQESGYYDRMDYEDDRLRDGERCRDDSFFGETSHNYHKFDSEYERMGRGPGPLQERSLFEKKRGAPPSSNIEDFHGLLPKGYPHLCSICDLPVHSNKEWSQHINGASHSRRCQLLLEIYPEWNPDNDTGHTMGDPFMLQQSTNPAPGILGPPPPSFHLGGPAVGPRGNLGAGNGNLQGPRHMQKGRVETSRVVHIMDFQRGKNLRYQLLQLVEPFGVISNHLILNKINEAFIEMATTEDAQAAVDYYTTTPALVFGKPVRVHLSQKYKRIKKPEGKPDQKFDQKQELGRVIHLSNLPHSGYSDSAVLKLAEPYGKIKNYILMRMKSQAFIEMETREDAMAMVDHCLKKALWFQGRCVKVDLSEKYKKLVLRIPNRGIDLLKKDKSRKRSYSPDGKESPSDKKSKIDGSQKTESTTEGKEQEEKSGEDGEKDAKDDQAEQEPNMLLESEDELLVDEEEAAALLESGSSVGDETDLANLGDVASEGKKEPSDKAVKKDGNASASAAAKKKLKKRRFPGSMEGFVTLDEVGDEEDSELQKLRKSGMAFKSGDKNDDGLVEIKVDKIEELDQENEAALENGIKNEENTEPGAESAENADDPSKDPSENADGQSDENKEDYTIPDEYRIGPYQPNVPVGIDYVIPKTGFYCKLCSLFYTNEEVAKNTHCSSLPHYQKLKKFLNKLAEERRQKKEA is encoded by the exons ATGTCCAAGTCATTCCAGCAGTCATCTCTCGGTAGGGACTCGCAGGGTCATGGGCGTGACCTGTCTGCAGCAGGAATAGGCCTTCTTGCTGCTGCTACCCAGTCTTTAAGTATGCCAGCATCTCTTGGAAGGATGAACCAGGGTACTGCACGCCTTGCTAGTTTAATGAATCTTGGAATGAGTTCTTCATTGAATCAACAAGGAGCTCATAGTGCACTGTCTTCTGCTAGTACTTCTTCCCATAATTTGCAGTCTATATTTAACATTGGAAGTAGAGGTCCACTCCCTTTGTCTTCTCAACACCGTGGAGATGCAGACCAGGCCAGTAACATTTTGGCCAGCTTTGGTCTGTCTGCTAGAGACTTAGATGAACTGAGTCGTTATCCAGAGGACAAGATTACTCCTGAGAATTTGCCCCAAATCCTTCTACAGCTTAAAAGGAGGAGAACTGAAGAAGGCCCTACATTGAGTTATGGTAGAGATGGCAGATCTGCTACACGGGAACCACCATACAGAGTACCTAGGGATGATTGGGAAGAAAAAAGGCACTTTAGAAGAGATAGTTTTGATGATCGTGGTCCTAGTCTCAACCCAGTGCTTGATTATGACCATGGAAGTCGTTCTCAAGAATCTGGTTATTATGACAGAATGGATTATGAAGATGACAGATTAAGAGATGGAGAAAGGTGTAGGGATGATTCTTTTTTTGGTGAGACCTCGCATAACTATCATAAATTTGACAGTGAGTATGAGAGAATGGGACGTGGTCCTGGCCCCTTACAAGAGAGATCTCTCTTTGAGAAAAAGAGGGGCGCTCCTCCAAGTAGCAATATTGAAGACTTCCATGGACTCTTACCGAAGGGTTATCCCCATCTGTGCTCTATATGTGATTTGCCAGTTCATTCTAATAAG GAGTGGAGTCAACATATCAATGGAGCAAGTCACAGTCGTCGATGCCAGCTTCTTCTTGAAAT CTACCCAGAATGGAATCCTGACAATGATACAGGACATACAAt GGGTGATCCATTCATGTTGCAGCAGTCTACAAACCCAGCACCAGGAATTCTGGGACCTCCACCTCCCTCATTTCATCTTGGGGGACCAGCAGTTGGACCAAGAGGAAATCTGG GTGCTGGAAATGGGAACCTGCAAGGACCAAGACACATGCAAAAAGGCAGAGTG GAAACAAGCCGAGTTGTTCACATCATGGATTTTCAGCGAGGGAAAAACTTGAGATACCAACTATTACAGCTGGTGGAACCATTTGGAGTCATTTCAAATCATCTGATTCTAAACAAAATTAATGAG GCGTTTATTGAAATGGCAACTACAGAGGATGCTCAAGCTGCAGTGGATTATTATACAACCACACCAGCATTAGTATTTGGCAAGCCAGTGAGAGTTCATTTATCCCAGAAGTATAAAAGAATAAAG aAACCTGAAGGGAAGCCAGACCAGAAGTTTGATCAAAAGCAAGAGCTTGGACGTGTGATACATCTTAGCAATTTACCTCATTCTGGCTATTCTGATAGTGCAGTTCTCAAGCTTGCTGAGCcttatggaaaaattaaaaattatatactgaTGAGGATGAAAAGTCAG gcctTTATTGAGATGGAGACCAGAGAGGATGCAATGGCAATGGTCGACCACTGTTTGAAAAAGGCCCTTTGGTTTCAGGGGAGATGTGTGAAAGTTGACttgtctgaaaaatataaaaagttggTACTGAGG attccCAACAGAGGCATTGACTTACTGAAAAAAGATAAATCTCG GAAGAGATCTTATTCTCCAGATGGCAAAGAATCTCCAAGCGATAAGAAATCCAAGATTGATGGTTCCCAGAAGACTGAAAGTACAACTGAAGGTAAAGAACAAGAAGAGAAGTCAGGTGAAGATGGTGAAAAAGATGCAAAGGATGACCAAGCTGAGCAAGAACCTAATATGCTGCTTGAATCTGAAGATGAGCTACTCGTAgatgaagaagaagcagcagcactgCTAGAAAGTGGCAGTTCAGTGGGAGATGAGACAGATCTTGCTAATTTAGGTGACGTGGCTTCTGAGGGGAAAAAGGAACCTTCAGACAAAGCTGTCAAAAAAGATGGAAATGCCAGTGCTTCGGCAGCTgcaaagaaaaagctaaaaaag CGTCGTTTCCCAGGGAGTATGGAAGGTTTTGTCACTCTAGATGAGGTTGGTGATGAGGAAGATTCGGAACTTCAGAAACTTCGTAAATCGGGCATGGCATTTAAATCTGGTGACAAAAATGATGATGGTTTGGTTGAAATTAAGGTGGACAAGATCGAGGAACTTGATCAAGAAAACGAAGCAGCGTtggaaaatggaattaaaaatgaggaaaatacagAACCAGGCGCTGAATCTGCTGAGAATGCTGATGATCCCAGCAAAGATCCAAGTGAAAATGCAGATGGCCAAAGTGATGAAAACAAGGAGGACTATACAATTCCAGATGAGTATAGAATCGGACCATATCAGCCCAATGTTCCTGTTG GTATAGACTATGTGATACCTAAAACAGGGTTTTACTGTAAGCTGTGTTCACTCTTTTATACAAATGAAGAAGTTGCAAAGAATACTCATTGCAGCAGCCTTCCTCATTATCAGAAATTAAAG aaatttctGAATAAATTGGCAGAAGAACGCAGGCAGAAGAAGGAAGCTTAA
- the MATR3 gene encoding matrin-3 isoform X2, protein MSKSFQQSSLGRDSQGHGRDLSAAGIGLLAAATQSLSMPASLGRMNQGTARLASLMNLGMSSSLNQQGAHSALSSASTSSHNLQSIFNIGSRGPLPLSSQHRGDADQASNILASFGLSARDLDELSRYPEDKITPENLPQILLQLKRRRTEEGPTLSYGRDGRSATREPPYRVPRDDWEEKRHFRRDSFDDRGPSLNPVLDYDHGSRSQESGYYDRMDYEDDRLRDGERCRDDSFFGETSHNYHKFDSEYERMGRGPGPLQERSLFEKKRGAPPSSNIEDFHGLLPKGYPHLCSICDLPVHSNKEWSQHINGASHSRRCQLLLEIYPEWNPDNDTGHTMGDPFMLQQSTNPAPGILGPPPPSFHLGGPAVGPRGNLGAGNGNLQGPRHMQKGRVETSRVVHIMDFQRGKNLRYQLLQLVEPFGVISNHLILNKINEAFIEMATTEDAQAAVDYYTTTPALVFGKPVRVHLSQKYKRIKKPEGKPDQKFDQKQELGRVIHLSNLPHSGYSDSAVLKLAEPYGKIKNYILMRMKSQAFIEMETREDAMAMVDHCLKKALWFQGRCVKVDLSEKYKKLVLRIPNRGIDLLKKDKSRKRSYSPDGKESPSDKKSKIDGSQKTESTTEGKEQEEKSGEDGEKDAKDDQAEQEPNMLLESEDELLVDEEEAAALLESGSSVGDETDLANLGDVASEGKKEPSDKAVKKDGNASASAAAKKKLKKVDKIEELDQENEAALENGIKNEENTEPGAESAENADDPSKDPSENADGQSDENKEDYTIPDEYRIGPYQPNVPVGIDYVIPKTGFYCKLCSLFYTNEEVAKNTHCSSLPHYQKLKKFLNKLAEERRQKKEA, encoded by the exons ATGTCCAAGTCATTCCAGCAGTCATCTCTCGGTAGGGACTCGCAGGGTCATGGGCGTGACCTGTCTGCAGCAGGAATAGGCCTTCTTGCTGCTGCTACCCAGTCTTTAAGTATGCCAGCATCTCTTGGAAGGATGAACCAGGGTACTGCACGCCTTGCTAGTTTAATGAATCTTGGAATGAGTTCTTCATTGAATCAACAAGGAGCTCATAGTGCACTGTCTTCTGCTAGTACTTCTTCCCATAATTTGCAGTCTATATTTAACATTGGAAGTAGAGGTCCACTCCCTTTGTCTTCTCAACACCGTGGAGATGCAGACCAGGCCAGTAACATTTTGGCCAGCTTTGGTCTGTCTGCTAGAGACTTAGATGAACTGAGTCGTTATCCAGAGGACAAGATTACTCCTGAGAATTTGCCCCAAATCCTTCTACAGCTTAAAAGGAGGAGAACTGAAGAAGGCCCTACATTGAGTTATGGTAGAGATGGCAGATCTGCTACACGGGAACCACCATACAGAGTACCTAGGGATGATTGGGAAGAAAAAAGGCACTTTAGAAGAGATAGTTTTGATGATCGTGGTCCTAGTCTCAACCCAGTGCTTGATTATGACCATGGAAGTCGTTCTCAAGAATCTGGTTATTATGACAGAATGGATTATGAAGATGACAGATTAAGAGATGGAGAAAGGTGTAGGGATGATTCTTTTTTTGGTGAGACCTCGCATAACTATCATAAATTTGACAGTGAGTATGAGAGAATGGGACGTGGTCCTGGCCCCTTACAAGAGAGATCTCTCTTTGAGAAAAAGAGGGGCGCTCCTCCAAGTAGCAATATTGAAGACTTCCATGGACTCTTACCGAAGGGTTATCCCCATCTGTGCTCTATATGTGATTTGCCAGTTCATTCTAATAAG GAGTGGAGTCAACATATCAATGGAGCAAGTCACAGTCGTCGATGCCAGCTTCTTCTTGAAAT CTACCCAGAATGGAATCCTGACAATGATACAGGACATACAAt GGGTGATCCATTCATGTTGCAGCAGTCTACAAACCCAGCACCAGGAATTCTGGGACCTCCACCTCCCTCATTTCATCTTGGGGGACCAGCAGTTGGACCAAGAGGAAATCTGG GTGCTGGAAATGGGAACCTGCAAGGACCAAGACACATGCAAAAAGGCAGAGTG GAAACAAGCCGAGTTGTTCACATCATGGATTTTCAGCGAGGGAAAAACTTGAGATACCAACTATTACAGCTGGTGGAACCATTTGGAGTCATTTCAAATCATCTGATTCTAAACAAAATTAATGAG GCGTTTATTGAAATGGCAACTACAGAGGATGCTCAAGCTGCAGTGGATTATTATACAACCACACCAGCATTAGTATTTGGCAAGCCAGTGAGAGTTCATTTATCCCAGAAGTATAAAAGAATAAAG aAACCTGAAGGGAAGCCAGACCAGAAGTTTGATCAAAAGCAAGAGCTTGGACGTGTGATACATCTTAGCAATTTACCTCATTCTGGCTATTCTGATAGTGCAGTTCTCAAGCTTGCTGAGCcttatggaaaaattaaaaattatatactgaTGAGGATGAAAAGTCAG gcctTTATTGAGATGGAGACCAGAGAGGATGCAATGGCAATGGTCGACCACTGTTTGAAAAAGGCCCTTTGGTTTCAGGGGAGATGTGTGAAAGTTGACttgtctgaaaaatataaaaagttggTACTGAGG attccCAACAGAGGCATTGACTTACTGAAAAAAGATAAATCTCG GAAGAGATCTTATTCTCCAGATGGCAAAGAATCTCCAAGCGATAAGAAATCCAAGATTGATGGTTCCCAGAAGACTGAAAGTACAACTGAAGGTAAAGAACAAGAAGAGAAGTCAGGTGAAGATGGTGAAAAAGATGCAAAGGATGACCAAGCTGAGCAAGAACCTAATATGCTGCTTGAATCTGAAGATGAGCTACTCGTAgatgaagaagaagcagcagcactgCTAGAAAGTGGCAGTTCAGTGGGAGATGAGACAGATCTTGCTAATTTAGGTGACGTGGCTTCTGAGGGGAAAAAGGAACCTTCAGACAAAGCTGTCAAAAAAGATGGAAATGCCAGTGCTTCGGCAGCTgcaaagaaaaagctaaaaaag GTGGACAAGATCGAGGAACTTGATCAAGAAAACGAAGCAGCGTtggaaaatggaattaaaaatgaggaaaatacagAACCAGGCGCTGAATCTGCTGAGAATGCTGATGATCCCAGCAAAGATCCAAGTGAAAATGCAGATGGCCAAAGTGATGAAAACAAGGAGGACTATACAATTCCAGATGAGTATAGAATCGGACCATATCAGCCCAATGTTCCTGTTG GTATAGACTATGTGATACCTAAAACAGGGTTTTACTGTAAGCTGTGTTCACTCTTTTATACAAATGAAGAAGTTGCAAAGAATACTCATTGCAGCAGCCTTCCTCATTATCAGAAATTAAAG aaatttctGAATAAATTGGCAGAAGAACGCAGGCAGAAGAAGGAAGCTTAA
- the MATR3 gene encoding matrin-3 isoform X4 has product MLGAQWRRNQPPRAAEEWSQHINGASHSRRCQLLLEIYPEWNPDNDTGHTMGDPFMLQQSTNPAPGILGPPPPSFHLGGPAVGPRGNLGAGNGNLQGPRHMQKGRVETSRVVHIMDFQRGKNLRYQLLQLVEPFGVISNHLILNKINEAFIEMATTEDAQAAVDYYTTTPALVFGKPVRVHLSQKYKRIKKPEGKPDQKFDQKQELGRVIHLSNLPHSGYSDSAVLKLAEPYGKIKNYILMRMKSQAFIEMETREDAMAMVDHCLKKALWFQGRCVKVDLSEKYKKLVLRIPNRGIDLLKKDKSRKRSYSPDGKESPSDKKSKIDGSQKTESTTEGKEQEEKSGEDGEKDAKDDQAEQEPNMLLESEDELLVDEEEAAALLESGSSVGDETDLANLGDVASEGKKEPSDKAVKKDGNASASAAAKKKLKKRRFPGSMEGFVTLDEVGDEEDSELQKLRKSGMAFKSGDKNDDGLVEIKVDKIEELDQENEAALENGIKNEENTEPGAESAENADDPSKDPSENADGQSDENKEDYTIPDEYRIGPYQPNVPVGIDYVIPKTGFYCKLCSLFYTNEEVAKNTHCSSLPHYQKLKKFLNKLAEERRQKKEA; this is encoded by the exons GAGTGGAGTCAACATATCAATGGAGCAAGTCACAGTCGTCGATGCCAGCTTCTTCTTGAAAT CTACCCAGAATGGAATCCTGACAATGATACAGGACATACAAt GGGTGATCCATTCATGTTGCAGCAGTCTACAAACCCAGCACCAGGAATTCTGGGACCTCCACCTCCCTCATTTCATCTTGGGGGACCAGCAGTTGGACCAAGAGGAAATCTGG GTGCTGGAAATGGGAACCTGCAAGGACCAAGACACATGCAAAAAGGCAGAGTG GAAACAAGCCGAGTTGTTCACATCATGGATTTTCAGCGAGGGAAAAACTTGAGATACCAACTATTACAGCTGGTGGAACCATTTGGAGTCATTTCAAATCATCTGATTCTAAACAAAATTAATGAG GCGTTTATTGAAATGGCAACTACAGAGGATGCTCAAGCTGCAGTGGATTATTATACAACCACACCAGCATTAGTATTTGGCAAGCCAGTGAGAGTTCATTTATCCCAGAAGTATAAAAGAATAAAG aAACCTGAAGGGAAGCCAGACCAGAAGTTTGATCAAAAGCAAGAGCTTGGACGTGTGATACATCTTAGCAATTTACCTCATTCTGGCTATTCTGATAGTGCAGTTCTCAAGCTTGCTGAGCcttatggaaaaattaaaaattatatactgaTGAGGATGAAAAGTCAG gcctTTATTGAGATGGAGACCAGAGAGGATGCAATGGCAATGGTCGACCACTGTTTGAAAAAGGCCCTTTGGTTTCAGGGGAGATGTGTGAAAGTTGACttgtctgaaaaatataaaaagttggTACTGAGG attccCAACAGAGGCATTGACTTACTGAAAAAAGATAAATCTCG GAAGAGATCTTATTCTCCAGATGGCAAAGAATCTCCAAGCGATAAGAAATCCAAGATTGATGGTTCCCAGAAGACTGAAAGTACAACTGAAGGTAAAGAACAAGAAGAGAAGTCAGGTGAAGATGGTGAAAAAGATGCAAAGGATGACCAAGCTGAGCAAGAACCTAATATGCTGCTTGAATCTGAAGATGAGCTACTCGTAgatgaagaagaagcagcagcactgCTAGAAAGTGGCAGTTCAGTGGGAGATGAGACAGATCTTGCTAATTTAGGTGACGTGGCTTCTGAGGGGAAAAAGGAACCTTCAGACAAAGCTGTCAAAAAAGATGGAAATGCCAGTGCTTCGGCAGCTgcaaagaaaaagctaaaaaag CGTCGTTTCCCAGGGAGTATGGAAGGTTTTGTCACTCTAGATGAGGTTGGTGATGAGGAAGATTCGGAACTTCAGAAACTTCGTAAATCGGGCATGGCATTTAAATCTGGTGACAAAAATGATGATGGTTTGGTTGAAATTAAGGTGGACAAGATCGAGGAACTTGATCAAGAAAACGAAGCAGCGTtggaaaatggaattaaaaatgaggaaaatacagAACCAGGCGCTGAATCTGCTGAGAATGCTGATGATCCCAGCAAAGATCCAAGTGAAAATGCAGATGGCCAAAGTGATGAAAACAAGGAGGACTATACAATTCCAGATGAGTATAGAATCGGACCATATCAGCCCAATGTTCCTGTTG GTATAGACTATGTGATACCTAAAACAGGGTTTTACTGTAAGCTGTGTTCACTCTTTTATACAAATGAAGAAGTTGCAAAGAATACTCATTGCAGCAGCCTTCCTCATTATCAGAAATTAAAG aaatttctGAATAAATTGGCAGAAGAACGCAGGCAGAAGAAGGAAGCTTAA
- the MATR3 gene encoding matrin-3 isoform X3 — MFGPPEERKLVVGEQSVWHSQEWSQHINGASHSRRCQLLLEIYPEWNPDNDTGHTMGDPFMLQQSTNPAPGILGPPPPSFHLGGPAVGPRGNLGAGNGNLQGPRHMQKGRVETSRVVHIMDFQRGKNLRYQLLQLVEPFGVISNHLILNKINEAFIEMATTEDAQAAVDYYTTTPALVFGKPVRVHLSQKYKRIKKPEGKPDQKFDQKQELGRVIHLSNLPHSGYSDSAVLKLAEPYGKIKNYILMRMKSQAFIEMETREDAMAMVDHCLKKALWFQGRCVKVDLSEKYKKLVLRIPNRGIDLLKKDKSRKRSYSPDGKESPSDKKSKIDGSQKTESTTEGKEQEEKSGEDGEKDAKDDQAEQEPNMLLESEDELLVDEEEAAALLESGSSVGDETDLANLGDVASEGKKEPSDKAVKKDGNASASAAAKKKLKKRRFPGSMEGFVTLDEVGDEEDSELQKLRKSGMAFKSGDKNDDGLVEIKVDKIEELDQENEAALENGIKNEENTEPGAESAENADDPSKDPSENADGQSDENKEDYTIPDEYRIGPYQPNVPVGIDYVIPKTGFYCKLCSLFYTNEEVAKNTHCSSLPHYQKLKKFLNKLAEERRQKKEA; from the exons GAGTGGAGTCAACATATCAATGGAGCAAGTCACAGTCGTCGATGCCAGCTTCTTCTTGAAAT CTACCCAGAATGGAATCCTGACAATGATACAGGACATACAAt GGGTGATCCATTCATGTTGCAGCAGTCTACAAACCCAGCACCAGGAATTCTGGGACCTCCACCTCCCTCATTTCATCTTGGGGGACCAGCAGTTGGACCAAGAGGAAATCTGG GTGCTGGAAATGGGAACCTGCAAGGACCAAGACACATGCAAAAAGGCAGAGTG GAAACAAGCCGAGTTGTTCACATCATGGATTTTCAGCGAGGGAAAAACTTGAGATACCAACTATTACAGCTGGTGGAACCATTTGGAGTCATTTCAAATCATCTGATTCTAAACAAAATTAATGAG GCGTTTATTGAAATGGCAACTACAGAGGATGCTCAAGCTGCAGTGGATTATTATACAACCACACCAGCATTAGTATTTGGCAAGCCAGTGAGAGTTCATTTATCCCAGAAGTATAAAAGAATAAAG aAACCTGAAGGGAAGCCAGACCAGAAGTTTGATCAAAAGCAAGAGCTTGGACGTGTGATACATCTTAGCAATTTACCTCATTCTGGCTATTCTGATAGTGCAGTTCTCAAGCTTGCTGAGCcttatggaaaaattaaaaattatatactgaTGAGGATGAAAAGTCAG gcctTTATTGAGATGGAGACCAGAGAGGATGCAATGGCAATGGTCGACCACTGTTTGAAAAAGGCCCTTTGGTTTCAGGGGAGATGTGTGAAAGTTGACttgtctgaaaaatataaaaagttggTACTGAGG attccCAACAGAGGCATTGACTTACTGAAAAAAGATAAATCTCG GAAGAGATCTTATTCTCCAGATGGCAAAGAATCTCCAAGCGATAAGAAATCCAAGATTGATGGTTCCCAGAAGACTGAAAGTACAACTGAAGGTAAAGAACAAGAAGAGAAGTCAGGTGAAGATGGTGAAAAAGATGCAAAGGATGACCAAGCTGAGCAAGAACCTAATATGCTGCTTGAATCTGAAGATGAGCTACTCGTAgatgaagaagaagcagcagcactgCTAGAAAGTGGCAGTTCAGTGGGAGATGAGACAGATCTTGCTAATTTAGGTGACGTGGCTTCTGAGGGGAAAAAGGAACCTTCAGACAAAGCTGTCAAAAAAGATGGAAATGCCAGTGCTTCGGCAGCTgcaaagaaaaagctaaaaaag CGTCGTTTCCCAGGGAGTATGGAAGGTTTTGTCACTCTAGATGAGGTTGGTGATGAGGAAGATTCGGAACTTCAGAAACTTCGTAAATCGGGCATGGCATTTAAATCTGGTGACAAAAATGATGATGGTTTGGTTGAAATTAAGGTGGACAAGATCGAGGAACTTGATCAAGAAAACGAAGCAGCGTtggaaaatggaattaaaaatgaggaaaatacagAACCAGGCGCTGAATCTGCTGAGAATGCTGATGATCCCAGCAAAGATCCAAGTGAAAATGCAGATGGCCAAAGTGATGAAAACAAGGAGGACTATACAATTCCAGATGAGTATAGAATCGGACCATATCAGCCCAATGTTCCTGTTG GTATAGACTATGTGATACCTAAAACAGGGTTTTACTGTAAGCTGTGTTCACTCTTTTATACAAATGAAGAAGTTGCAAAGAATACTCATTGCAGCAGCCTTCCTCATTATCAGAAATTAAAG aaatttctGAATAAATTGGCAGAAGAACGCAGGCAGAAGAAGGAAGCTTAA
- the MATR3 gene encoding matrin-3 isoform X5 yields the protein MGDPFMLQQSTNPAPGILGPPPPSFHLGGPAVGPRGNLGAGNGNLQGPRHMQKGRVETSRVVHIMDFQRGKNLRYQLLQLVEPFGVISNHLILNKINEAFIEMATTEDAQAAVDYYTTTPALVFGKPVRVHLSQKYKRIKKPEGKPDQKFDQKQELGRVIHLSNLPHSGYSDSAVLKLAEPYGKIKNYILMRMKSQAFIEMETREDAMAMVDHCLKKALWFQGRCVKVDLSEKYKKLVLRIPNRGIDLLKKDKSRKRSYSPDGKESPSDKKSKIDGSQKTESTTEGKEQEEKSGEDGEKDAKDDQAEQEPNMLLESEDELLVDEEEAAALLESGSSVGDETDLANLGDVASEGKKEPSDKAVKKDGNASASAAAKKKLKKRRFPGSMEGFVTLDEVGDEEDSELQKLRKSGMAFKSGDKNDDGLVEIKVDKIEELDQENEAALENGIKNEENTEPGAESAENADDPSKDPSENADGQSDENKEDYTIPDEYRIGPYQPNVPVGIDYVIPKTGFYCKLCSLFYTNEEVAKNTHCSSLPHYQKLKKFLNKLAEERRQKKEA from the exons At GGGTGATCCATTCATGTTGCAGCAGTCTACAAACCCAGCACCAGGAATTCTGGGACCTCCACCTCCCTCATTTCATCTTGGGGGACCAGCAGTTGGACCAAGAGGAAATCTGG GTGCTGGAAATGGGAACCTGCAAGGACCAAGACACATGCAAAAAGGCAGAGTG GAAACAAGCCGAGTTGTTCACATCATGGATTTTCAGCGAGGGAAAAACTTGAGATACCAACTATTACAGCTGGTGGAACCATTTGGAGTCATTTCAAATCATCTGATTCTAAACAAAATTAATGAG GCGTTTATTGAAATGGCAACTACAGAGGATGCTCAAGCTGCAGTGGATTATTATACAACCACACCAGCATTAGTATTTGGCAAGCCAGTGAGAGTTCATTTATCCCAGAAGTATAAAAGAATAAAG aAACCTGAAGGGAAGCCAGACCAGAAGTTTGATCAAAAGCAAGAGCTTGGACGTGTGATACATCTTAGCAATTTACCTCATTCTGGCTATTCTGATAGTGCAGTTCTCAAGCTTGCTGAGCcttatggaaaaattaaaaattatatactgaTGAGGATGAAAAGTCAG gcctTTATTGAGATGGAGACCAGAGAGGATGCAATGGCAATGGTCGACCACTGTTTGAAAAAGGCCCTTTGGTTTCAGGGGAGATGTGTGAAAGTTGACttgtctgaaaaatataaaaagttggTACTGAGG attccCAACAGAGGCATTGACTTACTGAAAAAAGATAAATCTCG GAAGAGATCTTATTCTCCAGATGGCAAAGAATCTCCAAGCGATAAGAAATCCAAGATTGATGGTTCCCAGAAGACTGAAAGTACAACTGAAGGTAAAGAACAAGAAGAGAAGTCAGGTGAAGATGGTGAAAAAGATGCAAAGGATGACCAAGCTGAGCAAGAACCTAATATGCTGCTTGAATCTGAAGATGAGCTACTCGTAgatgaagaagaagcagcagcactgCTAGAAAGTGGCAGTTCAGTGGGAGATGAGACAGATCTTGCTAATTTAGGTGACGTGGCTTCTGAGGGGAAAAAGGAACCTTCAGACAAAGCTGTCAAAAAAGATGGAAATGCCAGTGCTTCGGCAGCTgcaaagaaaaagctaaaaaag CGTCGTTTCCCAGGGAGTATGGAAGGTTTTGTCACTCTAGATGAGGTTGGTGATGAGGAAGATTCGGAACTTCAGAAACTTCGTAAATCGGGCATGGCATTTAAATCTGGTGACAAAAATGATGATGGTTTGGTTGAAATTAAGGTGGACAAGATCGAGGAACTTGATCAAGAAAACGAAGCAGCGTtggaaaatggaattaaaaatgaggaaaatacagAACCAGGCGCTGAATCTGCTGAGAATGCTGATGATCCCAGCAAAGATCCAAGTGAAAATGCAGATGGCCAAAGTGATGAAAACAAGGAGGACTATACAATTCCAGATGAGTATAGAATCGGACCATATCAGCCCAATGTTCCTGTTG GTATAGACTATGTGATACCTAAAACAGGGTTTTACTGTAAGCTGTGTTCACTCTTTTATACAAATGAAGAAGTTGCAAAGAATACTCATTGCAGCAGCCTTCCTCATTATCAGAAATTAAAG aaatttctGAATAAATTGGCAGAAGAACGCAGGCAGAAGAAGGAAGCTTAA